From the Lolium rigidum isolate FL_2022 chromosome 2, APGP_CSIRO_Lrig_0.1, whole genome shotgun sequence genome, one window contains:
- the LOC124692716 gene encoding serine/threonine-protein kinase AFC2-like encodes MECLAEMPHAPLDRRPRKRQRLGWDVGPEIAQIKFCGQEVSNVLTAVTLGLSSGGIVSSQEAQELLRLATPPLREDDKDGHYVFAVGDNLTPRYRINAKMGEGTFGQVLECWDRERKEMVAIKIIRGIKKYRDAAMIEIGMLEQICKYEKSRSSCVQIRNWFDYRNHICIVCEKLGPSLYDFLRKNNYRAFPIAVVREVAKQLLECLAFMHELRLIHTDLKPENILLVSAEYTKVPDYKVSSRSPKEGSYYKRLPKSSEIKVIDFGSTTYDQQDQTYVVSTRHYRAPEVILGLGWSYPCDIWSVGCILVELCTGEALFQTHENLEHLAMMERVLSPLPYHMLKRADRHAEKYVRKGRLNWPEGCASRESMKAVMKLPRLQNLVMQNVDHSAGDLIDLLQGLLKHDPASRLTAQEALKHPFLMEKSERRR; translated from the exons ATAAAATTTTGTGGGCAAGAGGTTTCGAATGTGCTCACTGCTGTGACGTTGGGGCTCTCATCAGGCGGCATTGTTTCCTCCCAGGAGGCGCAAGAGCTCCTTCGTCTGGCGACCCCTCCTCTCAGAGAAGATGACAAGGATGGACACTATGTTTTTGCTGTGGGAGACAACCTCACACCTCGCT ACAGGATTAATGCAAAGATGGGTGAAG GTACCTTTGGTCAGGTGTTGGAATGTTGGGATAGGGAACGCAAGGAAATGGTGGCAATTAAGATCATCAGAGGCATTAAGAAGTACAGGGATGCTGCAATGATTGAAATTGGCATGCTCGAGCAGATATGCAAATATGAAAAAAGCAGATCCAG TTGTGTTCAAATTCGGAACTGGTTTGACTATCGTAACCATATCTGTATT GTCTGTGAGAAGCTTGGACCAAGCTTATATGATTTTCTCCGGAAAAACAATTACCGAGCATTCCCAATTGCCGTAGTTCGGGAGGTTGCCAAACAACTGTTGGAATGTCTAGCAT TTATGCATGAATTGCGCCTCATTCACACTGATTTAAAGCCTGAGAACATTCTCCTTGTTTCTGCGGAGTACACTAAAGTGCCTGATTACAAA GTTTCATCCCGTTCCCCGAAGGAGGGATCCTATTACAAACGTCTGCCCAAGTCCAGTGAGATAAAGGTGATTGATTTTGGCAGCACGACATACGACCAACAGGACCAGACCTACGTTGTTTCTACTAGGCATTATCGGGCCCCTGAAGTTATCTTGG GACTTGGATGGAGTTACCCATGTGATATCTGGAGTGTTGGCTGTATTCTGGTAGAACTGTGCACG GGAGAGGCATTGTTTCAAACTCATGAGAATTTGGAGCATCTGGCTATGATGGAGAGGGTGCTTAGTCCGTTGCCATACCACATGCTTAAGAGGGCAGA TCGACATGCTGAGAAATACGTCAGAAAGGGCCGTTTAAACTGGCCTGAAGGATGTGCTTCACGGGAGAGCATGAAAGCTGTCATGAAGCTGCCCCGGCTTCAG AATTTGGTGATGCAAAATGTAGACCATTCGGCTGGCGACTTGATTGATCTTTTGCAAGGGCTGCTTAAGCATGATCCAGCAAGCCGCCTAACAGCCCAAGAGGCTCTTAAGCATCCATTCTTGATGGAGAAGAGTGAGCGAAGAAGATGA